DNA sequence from the Ogataea parapolymorpha DL-1 chromosome II, whole genome shotgun sequence genome:
CAAAGTCTACCGGAAACAAGATCTCCCCTGGCTTCCCAGGCTGCAGGGTCGGAACTGAAGGTGCCTCAATCTGTGCCTTTGTCAGGGACGAGAACGTACTCCGATTCGCTTCGGAACTCAAGGAACCCACGCAGAAGCATGACCCCAGACTCCAAAAGGCTTTCCTCGCTACCCACCACCTTTTTGAGACAAGGAAACAATCCCACACCCCGTTCGCTTTCGCTGGGAAACACAGTCACAGATCTCTCAGAAAATATAGCCAAACTGCCAGAAGAATTAGTGCCTGTGGTCACTCTTCTTCATGCACAGCAGGCCCGCTCGTACTGCGAGATGAATGTCCGGGTTCCTGTCGAGGACGATCAAATTTCCACCTCCGTTTCAAAAATGTCGTGGGCGTATGTCAGTGCAAAATTAAGCGGAACAGAGCTCGCGATTTGGGAAGTCGATTCCATCACATCACAAGAGCTCCGAAACGACGACAATGGCGGCTTCAAGCCCGTCTACATCAACCTATTAGACGCTCAGTACGTGTACCTTAGCGAGGGCGAAATAcatgaaataaaaattatTCTTACAGAGTCCAAGGCGTACCTGCTAAGATTTGACTCCAAGAACGACCTTGACTACTTTTATGCTGCGCTTCTGCTGGCGCAATTCGAAAACAGACAGCTCCAAGAAAGCTTCACAGgtgctcttttttcgaGCAAAGCAAtccatttttcagataTCCGTACTCTACTTGCCCCTTCCAACAACAACTTAAGAGAAGAATGGTGTGTCCTACGGTTTCCATTTTTAAATGACAAGTGGATAAGGTGCTATGTGGTGGTAACCCCCAACGTGGGTTCTAAGAAACCGGGCAATGTGAAAATATACACCTCAACGTCCAAGAATAAAAAACATCTGTTGGCTTCGATCAAAAATGCCCGCTCGTGCGTGGCAGTGTACCCGGAAAATCCCGAATTCATCGACAACAACTCGCTGATCCGCTTGAACGGCCAAATATACATCAACCAGCAGTTGCTTGAGAAAGTGGTGTCTGGAGAGGTGGACACTTCCGCACATAGCCATTCGCGGAGCAGGTCCGGTTCTGGAGTTGTCAGGAAGCTGTCGaactcgtcgctgatgtCGGCAAGAAATAGAGACATGCAGAAATCGCCTAATCACTCGCGTTCCGGCTCACTTCAGAAGACCGGTTTCCACAAGAGAGTGAGCTCCACGCTCTCAATGGACTCgaacaagaagaagattgatCTCAAGGAAGTGGACTTTGTGTACCTGATTCCAGAGTCGCACTCCGGAGTCAAGCCTACAGAAATTATGATCAGGCTACTGATTCCGCTCATGAACTCGTTCAGACTCTATGGAAGACCGAACAAATTTATTTCCAGCCGTGACAACCGAGACTCGTTGCTCTTTGGGCTGCCTCAGCTGCCACATACCCAGTACCtggacaacgagatcgCGTACCAGCTGGTTTCCCTCAACATTGCCAATTCGCTGGCCGAAGAATGGAGTGGGTGGGACTGGATGCAAgtgttcaaggagatggTGTTCCACAAGATGGCTACGGGATGGCAAGGCTCCGGCTCGCTCATTGAAACATTCAAGGATGGAATGGTATACAGCAAGGCGAAATTGGAGGAGTACGAGAACTTTGACGAGAGCTTTGAAGATCCTATCGAAGACTTCGTTGATTTGGCAGACTCCAAGTCCGACTCTCTGGAATTGATCCCACCCCCAAGCTTGACAAGTCCCCTTGTAAACCAGCATGATTCCCCTCAGAGCAACTATTACAACGCCGTCGAGAGTCCGAACCTGGACTCGTACGACCGCGTGGCTCCCGCAACCGTGCCGGCCTAACTTGAAGATTGTTGCACAGCCCTAACTTATTTTATAGCTAATATATTTTGAACTTTGCAAGGAATATTTTCACGTATGGCGTCTTCCAATTTGTACACGCGAGTGCGGGCCGCGGAGATTGTGAACGAGCTGCGCGCGAATGAGAAAAAGTCGCGTTCGGCGGTGTTCCGCAAGACCGCTCTCAAGAAGATCGTGGCGAATATGACTTTGGGCAACAACGAAATGGTTGGACTTTCCAACGAGGTTTTGGCGATAACGCTCGACCTGGCAAACGATACCGAAGCGAAGCGTCTCGGATACTTATTTTTTAGTACCTACTATCCCCAGAGGCCACATGATTGCGTCAATTTACTGCcgttgctggaaaaagacttCCAGAGCGAATCTGCTGTGCTCCGCTCCTTAAGCATACGCACTCTCGCAACAATCCAAATCCCAGAGTTTTTGGCCAAGGCAAGCGTGCTGGTATGCGAGGCAATGGACGACAAGGACCCGCATGTGCGCAAAACGGGAGTCTACGCTGTTTCTCGGATCTATGGCCGTGCTCCAGAAGAGGTCCGACAACAGTTCCTGAAGGGTCTAAATCGGCTTCTGCACGATCCAACGGTTTTCGTAGTTGCAGCGGCAGTGGACTGTCTGCGTgatctggtggaaaatcACGACGGATTACAATTTTCGATCGACCGGAACAACTGTTTCCGGATCGTGGAGCTGCTTGCTGGGTGCGACGAGTGGAGTCAGGTCAGTCTTCTGAACTCCGTAATGGCGTTTGTGCCGCAGACGGAGGCTGACGCGATTTCTCTGGCAGAGAAGTGCATTCCGTTGCTACAACACGGCAACTCGAGTGTCGTGCTCAACGCTCTCAAGGTGATTGTCTATCTGAGCAACTACGTGCGAAATTTTGTAGATGTTCTTCCGGCAATCACGAAGCGGGTTTCTGGATGCATATCGAATCTCATGTCCAAGCCTGCCGAGATCCAATTTCTGACCATGCGGAACGTTATTTTGCTACTGCTGGATAAGGCCGAGTTGCTAGAATTGCAGGTGTCAATGTTTTTCTGCCAGTTTGACGACCCGGTGTATATCAAGGACACGAAGCTGGAGCTGATTTTCCTGCTCGCCAACGAGAGCAATATCTCACTTGTTCTGcgcgagctcgaggagtACGCTTTGGAGATCGACGACCAGATGGTGCGCAAGAGCATCCGTGCCATTGGAAACTTGGCCATTAAAATCCCGTCTGTGGCGGACCGCTCAATCGAAGTGCTTTCCGGACTTCTTGCCAGCTCGCTGCCCCACATTGTGCAGGAAGTGGCCATCATTTTAAAAGACATTCTTCGCAAATATCCTGGAAAATACCTCTATTTGATAGACCTGCTGGTGCAGAACGTGGATCTGCTTACCGACTCCGACTCCCGCGGGTCGTTTATATGGATTTTAGGAGAGTACTGCAACTCGATCCCCGGCTCGGCAGATattctccagaaactctACGCCAACTTCGATAACGAGCCAACACAGGTGCAGCTTACCACCCTCACTGCGTTGGTGAAGACGTATCTGTGCTTGCCATCCAAACAGACTGAGACCCTCGTACTGGACGTTCTACGCAAAACAACCGAGGAGGCCAACGAGCCAGATTTGCGCGAACGCGCGTTCTTTTACTGGCGTCTTCTTTCGTCCCATAAAGACATTAAGGACATCGTCAAACCCGTGCTGCCGATCATCGAGGTTTCCAGCGACAAGCTGCCACCAGAAATacttgaggagctggaactcAACATCGGATCGCTGGCTTCTATTTATTTGCGCCCTGTTCAGCAGGTGTTCCGTCTCAGCAAGCCCAGAAGACTTCCTGTCTCGCCTGCCCTCACAAGGACAGAGTCACGTGACTCCTCTGTCCCGTTTTCGAGTCCTGTCTCAAGAAACACTTCCGCTACGTCTGTGTATAAATAGACATTTCGATATACTATAATTCCCTGGCTATGTCCTCGTCACTAAATTCATCCTGCGACTCCTGAATGACGTTGGTTGGCGACTCAGGCTTTATTccctcgtcctcctcctttgGAATCACCGCCAACGGTTTTTCGGCCTTGCGCACGTCAATGATCTCCAGATCCTTCGAAAACTTCACAGAACCTAGATCTGCAGGGACAATTGTCTCGATATCAATCTGCGGCATGTTTGGTTCTGGTCCCATGGGGATCGTGTCCATGTCGAGCGAGCGTCCCATGATAAGCGATAAAATTATGATTGCGGCGTATTTCGACAGCACGAGCGAGTTCTCC
Encoded proteins:
- a CDS encoding putative beta-adaptin (clathrin assembly protein complex 2 large beta chain), whose product is MASSNLYTRVRAAEIVNELRANEKKSRSAVFRKTALKKIVANMTLGNNEMVGLSNEVLAITLDLANDTEAKRLGYLFFSTYYPQRPHDCVNLLPLLEKDFQSESAVLRSLSIRTLATIQIPEFLAKASVLVCEAMDDKDPHVRKTGVYAVSRIYGRAPEEVRQQFLKGLNRLLHDPTVFVVAAAVDCLRDLVENHDGLQFSIDRNNCFRIVELLAGCDEWSQVSLLNSVMAFVPQTEADAISLAEKCIPLLQHGNSSVVLNALKVIVYLSNYVRNFVDVLPAITKRVSGCISNLMSKPAEIQFLTMRNVILLLLDKAELLELQVSMFFCQFDDPVYIKDTKLELIFLLANESNISLVLRELEEYALEIDDQMVRKSIRAIGNLAIKIPSVADRSIEVLSGLLASSLPHIVQEVAIILKDILRKYPGKYLYLIDLLVQNVDLLTDSDSRGSFIWILGEYCNSIPGSADILQKLYANFDNEPTQVQLTTLTALVKTYLCLPSKQTETLVLDVLRKTTEEANEPDLRERAFFYWRLLSSHKDIKDIVKPVLPIIEVSSDKLPPEILEELELNIGSLASIYLRPVQQVFRLSKPRRLPVSPALTRTESRDSSVPFSSPVSRNTSATSVYK
- a CDS encoding Protein SKG3 gives rise to the protein MSSLKKLFRRKKAASSQSLPETRSPLASQAAGSELKVPQSVPLSGTRTYSDSLRNSRNPRRSMTPDSKRLSSLPTTFLRQGNNPTPRSLSLGNTVTDLSENIAKLPEELVPVVTLLHAQQARSYCEMNVRVPVEDDQISTSVSKMSWAYVSAKLSGTELAIWEVDSITSQELRNDDNGGFKPVYINLLDAQYVYLSEGEIHEIKIILTESKAYLLRFDSKNDLDYFYAALLLAQFENRQLQESFTGALFSSKAIHFSDIRTLLAPSNNNLREEWCVLRFPFLNDKWIRCYVVVTPNVGSKKPGNVKIYTSTSKNKKHLLASIKNARSCVAVYPENPEFIDNNSLIRLNGQIYINQQLLEKVVSGEVDTSAHSHSRSRSGSGVVRKLSNSSLMSARNRDMQKSPNHSRSGSLQKTGFHKRVSSTLSMDSNKKKIDLKEVDFVYLIPESHSGVKPTEIMIRLLIPLMNSFRLYGRPNKFISSRDNRDSLLFGLPQLPHTQYLDNEIAYQLVSLNIANSLAEEWSGWDWMQVFKEMVFHKMATGWQGSGSLIETFKDGMVYSKAKLEEYENFDESFEDPIEDFVDLADSKSDSLELIPPPSLTSPLVNQHDSPQSNYYNAVESPNLDSYDRVAPATVPA